In Phreatobacter stygius, a genomic segment contains:
- the aceB gene encoding malate synthase A, protein MTAAQTIERALPGVTIKAPMGPRFDEILTPEAVGFIVDLQRKFNETRKRLLKLRAERQKQFDTGALPDFLPETKHIRDGAWTVASIPADLQDRRVEITGPVDRKMVINALNSGAKCFMADFEDANSPTWVNQIDGQINLKDRWAGTLAFTDPKSGKSYALNDTVAVIIPRPRGWHLPEVHVEVDGEAMSGALFDFGLYTFHNAKNAIAQGSGPYFYLPKMESHLEARLWNDVFVHAQDKLGIPKGTIKATVLIETLPAAFEMDEILFELRDHMAGLNAGRWDYIFSFIKKLAKNQNYVLPDRGQVVMSKAFLKAYAELLVKTCHKRNAFAMGGMAAQIPIKNNPDANAAAFAKVKADKEREATIGHDGTWVAHPDLVPVAMEAFDRLMPQPNQVAKQRDDVTAGQKELLTIHEGTRSEAGYRENIRVGVQYIEAWLRGRGAVPIYNLMEDAATAEISRAQIWQWTKYGVALEGGVTCTPAYFEKALPEEMDKVKGEVGAEAFANGRFPEAIALFKSLSLAAEFEEFLTLPAYKMLV, encoded by the coding sequence ATGACCGCAGCCCAGACAATCGAGCGTGCCCTGCCGGGCGTCACCATCAAGGCACCAATGGGACCGCGTTTCGACGAGATCCTGACGCCCGAGGCGGTCGGCTTCATTGTCGACCTGCAGCGCAAGTTCAACGAAACCCGCAAGCGGCTCTTGAAGCTGCGCGCCGAGCGGCAGAAGCAGTTCGACACCGGCGCGCTGCCGGACTTCCTGCCCGAGACCAAGCATATCCGCGACGGCGCCTGGACTGTCGCATCGATCCCCGCCGACTTGCAGGATCGTCGTGTCGAGATCACCGGTCCGGTCGACCGCAAGATGGTGATCAATGCCCTGAACTCGGGCGCCAAATGTTTCATGGCCGACTTCGAGGACGCCAATTCGCCAACCTGGGTCAACCAGATCGACGGCCAGATCAATCTGAAGGACCGCTGGGCCGGCACGCTCGCCTTCACCGACCCGAAGAGCGGCAAATCCTACGCGCTGAACGATACGGTGGCGGTGATCATCCCGCGGCCGCGCGGCTGGCACCTGCCGGAAGTGCATGTCGAGGTCGACGGCGAAGCCATGTCCGGCGCACTGTTCGATTTCGGCCTCTATACCTTCCACAACGCCAAGAACGCCATTGCCCAGGGCTCTGGCCCCTATTTCTACCTGCCCAAGATGGAGAGCCATCTGGAGGCGCGGTTGTGGAACGACGTGTTCGTCCATGCCCAGGACAAGCTCGGCATTCCCAAGGGCACGATCAAGGCAACCGTGCTGATCGAAACCCTGCCCGCCGCCTTCGAGATGGACGAAATCCTGTTCGAGCTCAGGGATCACATGGCTGGCCTCAATGCCGGCCGCTGGGACTACATCTTTTCGTTCATCAAGAAGCTGGCCAAGAACCAGAACTATGTCCTGCCGGACCGCGGCCAGGTGGTGATGAGCAAGGCTTTCCTGAAGGCCTATGCCGAGCTCCTGGTGAAGACCTGCCACAAGCGCAACGCCTTCGCGATGGGCGGCATGGCGGCGCAGATCCCGATCAAGAACAATCCGGACGCCAATGCGGCCGCCTTCGCCAAGGTCAAGGCGGACAAGGAGCGCGAGGCGACCATTGGCCATGACGGCACCTGGGTCGCCCATCCCGACCTCGTGCCGGTGGCCATGGAAGCCTTCGACCGGCTGATGCCGCAGCCGAACCAGGTGGCCAAGCAGCGCGACGACGTCACCGCCGGCCAGAAGGAACTCCTGACCATCCACGAGGGCACCCGGAGCGAGGCCGGCTATCGCGAGAACATCCGCGTCGGCGTGCAATATATCGAAGCCTGGCTGCGCGGCCGCGGCGCGGTGCCGATCTACAACCTGATGGAAGATGCGGCGACCGCCGAGATCTCGCGCGCGCAGATCTGGCAATGGACCAAATATGGTGTGGCGCTGGAGGGAGGCGTGACCTGCACGCCGGCCTATTTCGAAAAGGCGCTGCCGGAGGAAATGGACAAGGTGAAAGGCGAGGTCGGCGCCGAGGCTTTCGCCAATGGGCGCTTCCCGGAAGCCATCGCCCTGTTCAAGAGCCTGTCGCTGGCCGCCGAGTTCGAAGAGTTCCTGACGCTGCCGGCCTACAAGATGCTGGTCTAG